In a single window of the Bacillus mycoides genome:
- a CDS encoding aminoglycoside phosphotransferase family protein: MEEMLREIERKLEWSRIVKCTAITKGFSHEEKYKIDLENRETYFVKVCDSSNYERKQEEYMYMKQLELLHIPTPKLIHFIKLEGLNKCVQVFEWTQGVNGQESLSKLSVEEQYNAGRKAGEILKRIHSIERESASNKWEIFRWNKYERYIEALADYEVNFLDLKPVLTFVENHKDLLKNRPITFLHDDYHPANSMIHNNEFIVIDFSGYDFGDPIHDFYNVAIFTTRISKPFAVGQVHGYCGGDPSIHFWKLYSLYAAMTFPADIVWTNRTTPHLVEDMKERLNRIIEDHNHFSSYIPKWYQSQHEDIINNK, encoded by the coding sequence GTGGAAGAAATGTTAAGAGAGATAGAAAGAAAACTAGAGTGGTCACGTATTGTAAAATGTACAGCTATTACAAAAGGTTTTTCACATGAAGAGAAGTATAAAATTGACCTAGAGAATCGAGAAACTTATTTTGTAAAAGTGTGTGATTCTTCTAATTATGAACGAAAACAAGAAGAATATATGTATATGAAACAATTGGAGTTATTACATATTCCAACGCCGAAGTTAATTCATTTCATAAAACTTGAGGGATTAAATAAATGTGTTCAAGTATTTGAATGGACCCAAGGTGTAAATGGTCAAGAGAGCTTAAGCAAGCTATCGGTGGAAGAACAGTATAATGCAGGAAGAAAAGCAGGGGAAATATTAAAGAGAATTCACTCGATAGAAAGAGAAAGTGCAAGTAATAAATGGGAAATATTTAGGTGGAATAAGTATGAAAGGTACATAGAGGCATTAGCAGATTATGAGGTGAATTTTCTGGATTTGAAGCCAGTATTAACCTTTGTAGAAAATCATAAAGACTTATTGAAAAATCGGCCTATCACATTTTTACACGATGATTACCACCCAGCAAATAGTATGATTCATAATAATGAATTTATCGTTATCGATTTTAGTGGATATGATTTTGGCGATCCAATACACGATTTTTATAACGTAGCGATTTTTACTACAAGAATAAGCAAACCATTTGCGGTTGGACAAGTTCACGGTTATTGCGGAGGCGATCCGTCAATCCACTTTTGGAAACTGTATTCATTATATGCAGCGATGACATTCCCAGCGGATATCGTATGGACAAACCGAACTACACCACATTTAGTAGAGGATATGAAAGAAAGATTGAACCGAATTATAGAAGATCATAATCATTTTTCATCTTATATTCCAAAATGGTATCAATCACAACATGAGGATATAATAAACAATAAATAA
- a CDS encoding response regulator transcription factor yields MKEYNILIVEDDLMIGDLLQKILQREKYKVYWEKEGKNVLDVIHEIDLVIMDVMLPGEDGYQITKKIKNLGLNIPIIFLSARNDMDSKLKGLIIGEEYMIKPFDPRELLLRIQKMLDNQYGTFTQIKHLFIDAEYKRVFINGLRDEVVFTAIERKIFFYLYENRDRILTKEHFFDYLWQLEDRNQNIMNVHIKKIRTKIDDKTGNIIQNIYGEGYRLNTFMKK; encoded by the coding sequence ATGAAAGAATATAACATATTAATTGTTGAAGATGATTTGATGATAGGAGATTTATTACAAAAAATTTTGCAGCGTGAGAAGTATAAAGTGTATTGGGAGAAAGAAGGAAAGAATGTTCTTGATGTAATTCATGAAATAGATTTAGTCATAATGGATGTTATGTTACCAGGTGAAGATGGTTATCAAATTACAAAGAAAATAAAAAATCTAGGATTAAATATTCCAATCATATTTCTATCAGCTCGGAATGATATGGATAGTAAACTAAAAGGTCTTATCATTGGAGAAGAATACATGATAAAACCTTTTGATCCTCGAGAATTATTGTTAAGAATTCAGAAAATGTTAGATAATCAATATGGTACTTTCACGCAAATTAAACATTTATTTATAGATGCAGAATATAAAAGGGTTTTCATTAATGGTTTGCGTGATGAAGTTGTGTTTACAGCGATTGAGCGTAAAATATTTTTCTATTTGTATGAAAATAGGGATAGAATTCTAACAAAAGAACACTTCTTTGATTACTTATGGCAACTCGAAGATAGAAATCAAAATATCATGAACGTACATATAAAGAAAATTAGGACCAAAATCGATGATAAAACAGGTAACATTATTCAGAACATATATGGAGAAGGGTATAGATTAAATACCTTTATGAAGAAATGA
- a CDS encoding sulfite exporter TauE/SafE family protein, with the protein MQKLIVFAIIGFFAQLIDGALGMAYGVTSTSLLLMFGIAPAVASASVHLAEVVTTAASGASHIKFGNVDKYTVSRLTLPGAIGAFIGACFLSNLPGDVIKPYISIFLFTLGVYILLRFIIQKQIVSSNKRMSAKQLVPLGLFAGFVDSTGGGGWGPITTPVLLARGNEARKVIGSVDTSEFPVSLAATIGFFISLGWEQVSWVWVFALMLGGIVAAPIAAWLVRIVPSHLLGVLVGGLIIFTNIRTLLTTFKVDPTIISLSYVAVGLVVIISIFIAVRNHSNRSNVSTAGYPKDQKQMLP; encoded by the coding sequence ATGCAGAAATTAATTGTCTTTGCTATTATTGGATTTTTCGCTCAATTGATTGATGGCGCACTTGGTATGGCGTACGGGGTAACGTCTACCTCACTATTATTAATGTTTGGTATCGCACCAGCTGTAGCTTCCGCATCAGTTCATTTAGCTGAAGTCGTTACAACCGCCGCTTCTGGTGCATCTCATATCAAATTTGGAAACGTTGATAAATATACAGTTTCCAGACTTACATTACCAGGAGCAATTGGCGCATTTATTGGGGCATGTTTTTTAAGCAATTTACCTGGTGATGTAATTAAACCGTACATTTCCATATTTTTATTTACTTTAGGGGTTTATATTTTATTACGATTCATCATTCAAAAACAAATTGTTTCTTCAAATAAGCGTATGTCTGCTAAACAACTTGTACCACTTGGCTTATTCGCTGGATTCGTCGATTCAACTGGCGGCGGTGGTTGGGGGCCGATTACGACACCTGTTCTTCTTGCAAGAGGAAATGAAGCTAGAAAAGTTATTGGATCTGTAGATACGAGTGAATTTCCTGTTTCACTCGCTGCAACGATTGGCTTTTTCATTTCACTTGGCTGGGAACAAGTAAGCTGGGTTTGGGTATTTGCCCTCATGCTTGGTGGTATTGTTGCCGCACCAATCGCCGCATGGTTAGTACGCATCGTTCCTTCTCATTTACTTGGCGTACTCGTTGGCGGACTTATTATCTTTACGAATATACGTACACTGCTTACTACATTTAAAGTAGATCCAACTATTATTTCACTTTCTTACGTTGCAGTTGGTCTTGTCGTTATTATATCTATTTTTATTGCTGTTCGTAATCATTCCAATCGTTCTAACGTATCGACAGCCGGCTATCCGAAAGATCAAAAACAAATGCTACCATAA
- a CDS encoding AAA family ATPase, translated as MLRKQYMKEIADHILNLNLTHPTRVGVSGITASGKTTFANELAEEMKNRGVQVIRASIDDFHNPRVIRYTQGKESARGYYEDAHDYTAFKERLLKPLGPNGNLQYETISHNLITDIPVHNTPLVASPNMVLIVDGTFLLKKEIEYLFDYKIFIDTDFEIARKRGAERETEAFGSYEEAEKMFINRYHAACKMYIDEHNAKECANVIFQNSNFDDPVVVFKGI; from the coding sequence ATGCTCCGAAAACAATACATGAAAGAAATTGCTGATCATATTTTAAATTTAAATTTAACTCATCCAACAAGAGTTGGAGTGAGTGGTATTACAGCTTCAGGAAAGACAACATTTGCAAACGAACTGGCAGAGGAAATGAAAAATCGGGGAGTACAAGTAATACGCGCCAGCATTGACGATTTTCATAACCCTAGAGTGATTCGCTATACACAAGGCAAAGAATCAGCAAGAGGGTATTATGAAGATGCACACGATTATACAGCTTTCAAAGAAAGGCTATTAAAACCTTTAGGACCTAACGGGAATTTACAGTATGAAACGATTTCTCATAACTTAATAACGGACATCCCTGTACATAATACGCCGCTAGTGGCCTCGCCAAATATGGTGCTAATAGTAGATGGAACATTTTTATTGAAAAAAGAAATTGAGTATCTATTTGACTATAAAATTTTCATAGATACAGATTTTGAGATTGCGAGAAAACGTGGTGCAGAGCGCGAGACTGAGGCTTTTGGAAGTTATGAAGAAGCAGAGAAAATGTTTATAAACAGATATCATGCGGCTTGTAAGATGTATATAGATGAGCATAATGCGAAAGAATGTGCAAATGTTATATTTCAGAATAGTAATTTTGATGATCCGGTAGTTGTATTTAAAGGAATTTAA
- a CDS encoding DUF2785 domain-containing protein, giving the protein MTEVLELKEELQQIQNNNYAVPEDVDAYPYAQWMLNYIGSPDAELRDDLIYSTLHKWITNDVFRQKELRGLMLQAISPDYLFYKIGEKGTDSVFKRAFSVLIPPLILSVHEREPLLSEEQLYSVAEQVLEYVYLEEDVRGYVEGKGWAHSTAHAADALDALARTIQNREFSYAILAAVRQKIRLNDYVYIHFEDERLVTPIMSLRNQNILTEEEWSNWLHSIAIVEDIPHPQHDILVQNIRAFLRSLYFRALEKEGATAFIDDILETLEKLRRY; this is encoded by the coding sequence ATGACAGAAGTGCTAGAACTAAAAGAAGAATTACAACAAATTCAAAATAATAATTATGCTGTGCCAGAAGACGTAGACGCATATCCATATGCACAGTGGATGTTAAATTATATCGGATCACCTGATGCTGAATTACGTGATGATTTGATTTATAGTACGCTTCACAAATGGATTACAAATGATGTATTTAGACAAAAAGAATTACGAGGATTAATGTTACAAGCAATTAGTCCTGATTATTTATTTTATAAAATTGGTGAAAAGGGCACAGATTCTGTTTTTAAACGTGCGTTCTCTGTTTTAATTCCACCACTTATTTTATCTGTTCATGAAAGAGAACCATTGTTATCTGAAGAACAACTGTACAGTGTAGCAGAACAAGTTCTGGAATATGTCTATTTAGAAGAAGATGTAAGGGGTTACGTAGAAGGAAAAGGCTGGGCGCATTCTACTGCACATGCGGCAGATGCACTAGATGCTTTAGCACGTACAATACAAAATCGTGAGTTTTCATATGCAATACTAGCTGCTGTTCGTCAGAAGATTCGATTGAATGACTACGTATACATACACTTTGAGGATGAGAGATTAGTAACGCCAATTATGTCGTTGCGTAACCAAAATATTTTAACTGAAGAAGAGTGGAGCAATTGGCTACATAGTATAGCAATTGTTGAAGATATCCCACATCCTCAACATGATATTTTAGTACAAAATATTAGAGCTTTCTTAAGAAGTTTATATTTCAGAGCTTTAGAGAAAGAGGGCGCTACTGCCTTTATAGATGATATATTGGAGACTTTGGAGAAATTGCGTAGGTATTAA
- a CDS encoding alpha/beta fold hydrolase: MKKLLKIGKIIFFVCISIIFLGIGAVFIYHNYQLRMESKLINNEGELVNFNNKNVNVYNEGSGKDTFVFMAGSGIAAPVYELKGLYSKFSKENKISVIERAGYGYSDVFHDDRDIDKILEQTRKALIRSGNKPPYILVPHSLSGIEAIYWAQKYPSEVKGIIALDIGLPNQYVTHKIDEVDSLRIKGMNILTKIGFQRLVPSITYNPEVIQQSFLTEQEKNIYKALSYKQAFNDDMKQELLQSYNNSNKSNSLSFPKETPILFIDAIARENKNSKYTKQKNRDYEEFASKLLIADVKKIESTHSIYLHAPDEIYKLATDFINNKVVKN; encoded by the coding sequence ATGAAAAAATTATTGAAGATAGGAAAGATTATATTTTTTGTGTGTATTAGCATTATTTTTCTTGGAATAGGCGCTGTATTTATATATCATAACTATCAATTAAGAATGGAATCGAAATTAATTAATAATGAAGGTGAACTTGTTAATTTCAATAATAAAAATGTGAATGTTTATAATGAGGGGAGCGGGAAGGATACGTTTGTATTTATGGCCGGATCTGGAATTGCCGCTCCTGTTTATGAATTGAAAGGCCTATATAGTAAATTTTCGAAAGAAAACAAGATTTCTGTAATTGAGAGAGCTGGTTATGGATACAGTGATGTTTTTCATGATGATAGAGATATTGATAAGATATTAGAACAAACGAGAAAAGCGCTTATTAGAAGTGGAAATAAACCTCCCTATATTTTAGTGCCACACTCTCTATCGGGTATAGAGGCTATTTATTGGGCACAAAAATACCCAAGTGAAGTAAAAGGGATTATTGCGTTAGATATTGGTTTACCTAATCAGTACGTAACTCATAAAATAGACGAGGTTGATTCATTAAGAATAAAAGGAATGAATATTTTAACGAAAATTGGTTTTCAGCGATTAGTTCCTTCTATTACTTATAATCCCGAAGTAATTCAGCAATCCTTTTTAACCGAACAGGAAAAAAATATTTATAAAGCGCTCTCATATAAACAAGCTTTTAATGATGATATGAAGCAAGAACTTTTACAAAGTTACAATAACAGTAACAAATCTAATTCCTTATCATTCCCAAAAGAAACACCAATTTTATTTATAGATGCGATTGCTAGGGAAAATAAAAACTCGAAATATACAAAGCAAAAAAACAGAGATTATGAGGAGTTTGCTAGCAAGTTATTGATAGCTGATGTGAAAAAAATTGAAAGTACACATAGTATTTATTTACACGCTCCTGATGAAATATACAAACTTGCTACGGATTTTATTAATAATAAAGTAGTGAAGAACTAA
- a CDS encoding alpha/beta hydrolase family protein, protein MVLISHGTGGSPLVYRTIARHLARNGFVVEMLEHPFNNRNDNTVEGTVDNLTIRPKHISMAIDWFFNSEDFTKVLKPDSVSVIGHSMGGYTALAASGGISTSFPYESFDEKSHLINVTPDYRIKSLVLLAPASVWFKTKGALEGINIPILMLVGEKNRFTPYFHAEIILNGITDSTKIQHKIVENAGHFSFLSPFPKEMTNASFLPSQDPPGFNREYFHHELNEEITEFLLKNIQ, encoded by the coding sequence TTGGTCTTAATATCTCATGGCACTGGTGGTTCACCATTAGTTTATCGAACGATTGCTCGTCACTTGGCTCGTAACGGATTTGTTGTGGAAATGCTTGAGCATCCATTCAATAATCGAAACGACAATACAGTGGAAGGTACAGTCGATAATCTAACTATTAGGCCAAAACATATTTCTATGGCGATTGATTGGTTCTTTAATAGTGAAGATTTTACAAAGGTTTTAAAACCTGATTCTGTTTCAGTCATCGGACATTCTATGGGAGGATACACAGCATTAGCAGCATCAGGAGGAATATCAACCTCTTTCCCTTATGAGTCTTTTGATGAGAAATCTCATCTTATCAATGTTACACCTGATTACAGAATAAAATCTTTAGTTCTTTTAGCGCCAGCTTCAGTTTGGTTTAAAACAAAAGGGGCTTTGGAAGGCATAAACATCCCTATTTTGATGCTTGTTGGGGAGAAAAATCGATTTACACCTTATTTTCATGCGGAAATTATATTGAACGGGATAACTGACAGTACTAAAATTCAACATAAAATAGTTGAGAACGCAGGACATTTTTCGTTTCTTAGCCCGTTTCCAAAAGAAATGACGAATGCGTCTTTTCTTCCGTCGCAAGATCCACCTGGTTTTAATCGAGAATATTTCCATCATGAACTAAATGAAGAGATTACAGAATTCTTATTAAAGAATATACAATAA
- a CDS encoding GrpB family protein, which produces MDKKDNPNDWPVWANESVEIVNANPDWQDKGRYEERQLYELLTPLGIRKVIHIGSTSIPGLPAKPIIDLMAETDSFDRVLDISAKLAIYDWHYVGPELDERPWRRFFVKVKNNRRVAHLHLMVKGTERWEQQLLFRNRLRENPQLVYDYSNLKQELAKKLNQDREAYTKAKTEFIKQVLK; this is translated from the coding sequence GTGGATAAAAAAGATAATCCGAACGATTGGCCTGTATGGGCGAATGAGTCAGTAGAGATAGTTAATGCAAATCCTGATTGGCAAGATAAAGGCCGATATGAAGAACGGCAACTTTATGAACTGCTTACTCCTCTCGGTATTAGAAAAGTAATACATATAGGAAGTACATCCATACCTGGTTTACCTGCAAAACCTATCATTGATCTAATGGCTGAAACAGACTCATTTGATAGAGTGCTCGATATTTCAGCAAAATTGGCTATATATGATTGGCATTATGTAGGCCCGGAATTAGATGAAAGACCTTGGAGAAGGTTCTTTGTGAAAGTGAAGAATAATAGGCGTGTAGCTCATCTGCATTTGATGGTTAAAGGAACTGAACGATGGGAGCAACAACTTTTATTTCGTAACCGCTTACGAGAAAATCCACAATTAGTTTATGATTATTCAAATCTAAAGCAAGAGTTAGCAAAAAAGTTAAACCAAGATAGAGAAGCATACACAAAAGCTAAAACAGAATTTATTAAACAAGTTCTAAAATGA
- a CDS encoding sensor histidine kinase, whose protein sequence is MKLKKKYQLLLFSAIVSVPLLLLSISIFVSVIYNVVFKTKNKNIPFHESFAYPTMLIIFLLSLLVLAFLFSKSINSLLNKINVLNQTIRDLASDKKIPNIIDVKIDDEMGELIKSVNLLIERTTYRELELQQQEQIKKELLNKLRHDINTPLTAVRLQLYYLEGEYEEQAPVLESLYEQIQYISNLTNEFNIQSTETLENTYIVNDEVNIHNLIENMMKKWSYLYSIHKIELVYNPQDKELIWDSNELWIQRLFDNIFQNVLKHSQAKKLKIIIDEDIVSFRDNGIGFDINVKGTGIGLKNIEDISKMFNIKYTLQSNSEGTMLSFKNTQKNI, encoded by the coding sequence ATGAAATTAAAGAAGAAATATCAGTTACTACTATTCTCCGCTATTGTTAGCGTACCACTGTTATTGTTGTCGATTAGTATCTTTGTATCAGTTATTTATAATGTTGTCTTTAAAACTAAAAACAAAAACATTCCTTTTCACGAATCCTTTGCATATCCTACTATGTTAATCATATTTTTATTATCACTATTAGTATTAGCTTTTTTATTTTCAAAATCGATTAACTCATTATTAAATAAAATTAATGTATTAAATCAAACGATTCGAGATTTAGCAAGTGATAAAAAAATCCCTAATATAATAGATGTCAAAATCGATGATGAGATGGGGGAACTGATTAAATCAGTAAACTTGCTTATAGAAAGAACGACTTATCGAGAATTAGAACTACAACAACAGGAACAAATAAAAAAAGAACTATTAAATAAATTACGGCATGATATTAATACACCCTTAACTGCGGTTAGATTACAATTATATTATTTAGAAGGTGAGTACGAGGAACAAGCACCAGTACTTGAATCACTGTATGAGCAGATACAATATATAAGTAATTTAACTAACGAATTTAATATTCAATCTACAGAGACCTTAGAGAATACTTATATTGTGAACGATGAAGTGAATATACATAATTTAATAGAAAATATGATGAAAAAATGGAGCTATTTGTATAGCATTCATAAAATTGAATTAGTATATAATCCACAAGATAAAGAGTTGATATGGGATAGTAATGAGTTATGGATTCAAAGGCTATTCGATAATATTTTTCAAAATGTGCTTAAACATTCACAAGCTAAAAAACTCAAAATCATTATAGATGAAGATATTGTTTCCTTTAGAGATAATGGAATTGGCTTTGATATAAATGTCAAAGGAACGGGAATAGGATTAAAAAATATTGAAGATATATCAAAGATGTTCAATATAAAATACACTTTACAATCAAATAGTGAGGGGACGATGCTTTCTTTTAAAAACACTCAAAAAAATATATAA
- a CDS encoding spore germination protein — MFSIFKFLKQGRYSINDSENRNSNVQKETMGNHNISCDLFQNTNDLQKLFQQAPDLVIRQFQLVNKSEAALIYLSGLTDKQSIHNNILPPLMHNPFDVSNGLPVTIGEIQTINTWNQVENAIFQGDSILLIHGQNTGYQLNTKGWPQRDITEPRNEISLKGTHQGFVETSSQNIALIRRYIPNRELVLKEVLIGSRGKTKVSILYLRDVASQDVLKELETRFQNIKVDSIINTGEIIEFIEDNPYSPFPQFILTERPDSTVSHILQGRFAIVVDRSPNVLIAPINFISFFQWVDDYNTRWLVSSSVRLLRFISFFIALLLPATYVAFISFNYEVIPVQLYLSIAESRERVPFLPVIEALLMEITLEMMREAALRLPTPISQTVGIVGGIVIGQAAVQAGIVSNIMIIIVAITTIASSIVPNFEMGLAIRLLRFPMMLLAALFGIVGIIIGWMTIIAHLISLESLGTPYGSPLSPFRISGMKDTFVRFPLWSMKRKSKNITKNHKETNPDKG, encoded by the coding sequence GTGTTTTCTATATTTAAATTTTTAAAACAAGGACGTTATTCTATAAATGATTCGGAGAACAGAAATTCAAATGTTCAGAAAGAAACTATGGGAAATCATAATATCAGCTGTGACTTATTCCAAAACACAAATGATCTTCAAAAGCTTTTTCAACAAGCTCCTGATTTGGTAATTCGTCAATTTCAACTAGTAAATAAATCAGAAGCCGCTTTGATATACTTATCTGGATTAACAGATAAACAATCTATTCATAATAATATACTGCCCCCTTTGATGCATAACCCATTTGATGTTAGTAATGGTCTACCTGTCACAATAGGAGAAATTCAAACAATCAATACTTGGAATCAAGTCGAAAATGCTATTTTTCAAGGGGATAGTATTTTATTAATTCACGGTCAAAACACAGGGTATCAACTAAATACAAAAGGATGGCCACAAAGAGATATAACAGAACCTAGAAATGAAATATCTCTAAAAGGGACGCATCAAGGGTTTGTAGAAACATCTAGTCAGAATATAGCTTTAATACGAAGATATATTCCTAATAGAGAGTTAGTATTAAAAGAGGTTTTAATTGGAAGTAGAGGGAAGACCAAAGTATCTATTTTATATTTAAGAGATGTAGCTTCTCAAGATGTACTTAAGGAATTGGAAACTAGATTTCAAAATATTAAGGTGGACTCGATTATTAATACTGGCGAAATAATTGAATTTATTGAAGATAATCCATATTCACCCTTTCCGCAGTTTATCTTGACCGAAAGACCAGATTCAACTGTATCACACATCCTTCAGGGGAGATTCGCCATTGTTGTGGATCGAAGTCCAAATGTTTTGATTGCCCCCATAAATTTCATTTCCTTCTTTCAATGGGTAGATGACTACAACACACGTTGGTTAGTATCTTCCTCTGTTCGATTACTACGTTTTATAAGTTTTTTTATAGCCTTATTGTTACCTGCAACATATGTAGCGTTTATTTCATTTAATTATGAAGTTATTCCTGTACAGCTCTATTTATCAATTGCAGAATCGAGAGAACGCGTTCCGTTTCTTCCGGTGATAGAAGCTTTACTTATGGAGATTACCTTAGAAATGATGAGAGAGGCTGCCCTTCGTTTACCCACTCCCATTAGCCAGACCGTAGGGATTGTTGGAGGTATTGTGATTGGACAAGCTGCTGTTCAAGCAGGGATTGTGAGTAATATCATGATTATTATTGTTGCTATTACAACTATAGCTTCTTCTATTGTTCCTAATTTTGAAATGGGTTTGGCAATAAGATTACTGCGTTTTCCTATGATGTTATTAGCTGCTTTATTTGGAATTGTAGGAATTATTATCGGCTGGATGACTATAATTGCACATCTTATAAGTTTAGAGTCTTTAGGTACTCCTTATGGTAGTCCTTTGTCACCTTTTCGAATATCAGGTATGAAGGACACGTTCGTTCGCTTTCCTTTGTGGTCAATGAAGAGAAAATCTAAAAATATTACGAAGAATCACAAAGAAACCAATCCTGATAAAGGGTGA
- a CDS encoding metallophosphoesterase family protein, which produces MDKIAVISDIHGNIPALESVLKDIKLRGIERIICLGDLVGKGPHSSEVIEIVRKECEGTVMGNWDDFITKPTEFEALKWHQKQLSEEQNEYLRSLPFSIEFYMSGKLIRMFHASPRSLYERIQPHATREERISMFENSELTENIEGERKPDVVCYGDVHQAYVQNFRGKTLCNAGSVGNPLEITQASYLIFEGTYNEKEAASFSIQLVRVPYDIELAIRLAEELDMPEIEEYKQELRTALYRGFKGK; this is translated from the coding sequence TTGGATAAAATTGCGGTAATTTCAGATATACATGGTAATATTCCGGCATTAGAATCAGTACTGAAAGATATTAAATTAAGAGGAATTGAACGTATTATTTGTCTTGGAGATTTAGTAGGAAAAGGTCCGCATTCTAGCGAAGTAATTGAAATCGTTCGTAAAGAATGTGAAGGAACCGTAATGGGAAACTGGGATGATTTCATTACAAAACCGACTGAATTTGAAGCGTTAAAATGGCATCAAAAACAATTGTCAGAAGAACAAAATGAGTATTTAAGAAGCTTACCATTTTCAATCGAGTTTTATATGAGTGGGAAACTGATTCGTATGTTCCACGCTTCACCGAGAAGTTTGTATGAAAGAATTCAACCACATGCAACAAGAGAAGAGCGTATTAGTATGTTCGAAAATAGTGAGCTCACAGAGAATATAGAAGGGGAAAGAAAACCAGATGTCGTTTGTTACGGTGACGTTCATCAGGCGTATGTGCAAAATTTTAGAGGGAAAACGTTATGTAATGCTGGTAGTGTAGGTAATCCACTTGAAATTACACAAGCTTCCTATTTAATTTTTGAAGGAACATACAATGAAAAAGAAGCAGCAAGCTTTTCCATTCAACTCGTACGTGTACCATATGATATTGAACTAGCCATCAGACTAGCAGAAGAACTCGATATGCCAGAAATTGAAGAATACAAACAAGAGTTACGGACGGCTTTATATCGAGGGTTTAAGGGGAAATAA
- a CDS encoding VOC family protein, with protein sequence MLAFDHLVHAVHCTPEEATKQMQEHGFHTALGGEHTTWGTWNSLCYFDLSYIEFLAVQHEEKAKEAENPLVQETVVKLKNGEGMLQIAIRTDAIEELAVKFSKHGLHMIGPFEGKRMRKDGRLLEWKMLFVKQEENGPKLPFFIQWNETDEERRNDLRKIGTITEHKNKVQEIETIHYTVKNVRETVRKWKEVMELTANSIIQNEEWNAECQSLSFGDVHVQFCEPVGEGLVLERLKHHGEYPFAVEFKGENKREYEVLGSLFVY encoded by the coding sequence ATGTTAGCATTTGATCATCTCGTTCACGCAGTGCATTGTACACCGGAGGAAGCAACAAAACAAATGCAGGAGCATGGATTTCATACTGCATTAGGCGGTGAGCATACGACTTGGGGTACTTGGAATAGTTTATGTTATTTTGATTTATCATATATAGAATTTTTAGCAGTTCAGCATGAAGAAAAAGCGAAAGAAGCAGAAAATCCATTAGTACAAGAAACAGTGGTGAAATTAAAAAATGGAGAAGGGATGCTACAAATCGCAATTCGAACAGATGCAATTGAAGAACTAGCAGTTAAATTTAGTAAGCACGGCTTACATATGATAGGACCATTTGAAGGGAAACGGATGAGAAAAGATGGCCGGCTTTTAGAATGGAAAATGTTATTTGTAAAGCAAGAAGAGAATGGACCGAAATTACCATTCTTTATACAGTGGAATGAAACGGATGAAGAAAGAAGAAACGATTTACGTAAAATAGGGACGATCACTGAACATAAAAATAAAGTACAAGAAATTGAAACGATTCATTATACGGTGAAAAATGTTCGAGAAACAGTGCGGAAATGGAAAGAAGTAATGGAGCTAACTGCAAATTCAATCATACAAAATGAAGAATGGAATGCTGAGTGTCAAAGTTTATCGTTTGGTGATGTTCATGTGCAGTTTTGTGAACCAGTTGGAGAAGGGCTAGTACTAGAACGTTTGAAGCATCATGGCGAATATCCATTTGCAGTGGAGTTTAAAGGGGAAAATAAACGAGAGTATGAAGTGTTAGGTAGTTTGTTCGTATATTAA